In one Drosophila pseudoobscura strain MV-25-SWS-2005 chromosome X, UCI_Dpse_MV25, whole genome shotgun sequence genomic region, the following are encoded:
- the LOC6901192 gene encoding uncharacterized protein isoform X3 has product MKLRSQSYREMVKILKDAGVYVEGMQTSELKQLAQAVEMSTMEQIEANQETQNFETARNEGELEVNSSHPVEVHQSTTDMLPSVLTPRFSLAPMAGDVGVDASQPDCDSPPSEPRLLTVRAVVHHALDWSPSAERQTVRERSADGNSRVLRSHSRLVQTNNKNNTYSSNDHSSPSTL; this is encoded by the exons atgaaattgcgCAGCCAATCCTACCGCGAAATGGTTAAAATACTCAAAG ACGCTGGTGTCTATGTGGAAGGAATGCAAACTTCAGAGCTTAAGCAGCTTGCGCAGGCCGTGGAAATGTCCACCATGGAGCAAATCGAGGCAAACCAGGAAACCCAGAATTTCGAAACTGCCCGCAAT GAAGGCGAGCTGGAGGTTAATTCATCGCACCCCGTGGAGGTCCACCAATCGACTACCGACATGCTGCCGTCTGTGCTGACGCCTCGTTTCTCGCTTGCGCCCATGGCTGGTGATGTGGGTGTGGATGCCTCACAGCCTGATTGCGATAGTCCTCCCAGTGAGCCCCGTCTGCTGACTGTTCGTGCAGTTGTACATCATGCCCTTGACTGGAGCCCCTCGGC CGAGCGTCAGACTGTACGCGAGCGCAGTGCAGACGGAAACAGCCGCGTACTCCGTTCGCATTCGAGGCTTGTccaaaccaacaacaaaaacaataccTACAGTAGCAACGATCATTCATCCCCATCCACTTTATAA
- the SmydA-4 gene encoding SET domain-containing protein SmydA-8 encodes MPGRKKIHHKSNKARHQRHQKADRDNNSEQNTPEKESEDGPNSDAFHIAQSEIYGRYLVASRQLEAGELLITEEPLAIGPCVSGDAVCLGCYQPVGLGREQYRCPGCGWPLCGASCPGLGRRIGHTTEECALYGERRPAAAELLNDRTSPPRVRDLYELVMIVRILLLRTHAPEQYAMITRMESHTEERRKNEKLWSHYEQKVVRRLRDEWKLDDLAAEEEAQAVHEICGILDVNCFEIGQKGAKARTLYPSAFLLAHDCSPNTAHTDDPRSYAILLRTSRRVREQEALTLSYAYTLQGTLKRRSFMYEGKLFWCRCQRCADPQELGSDCSALVCRSCLKGTVRAVTPLEQTADWACDRCDHRTTALDLENQLDRINNDLEAIDVHDVPGLENFLLRYRETLRPNHYLLLSAKYSLCQIYGRIKGYLLPEMSLNDIVRKERYCREFLAIIDLLEPGLTRLRGLIMYELHAPVMVMAQMGMQSGQISRQEFQRRLKEVSRLLQNSRDILLLEPEGSSEHEMGLAAADAITKMGI; translated from the exons ATGCCGGGAAGGAAAAAA ATCCaccacaaaagcaacaagGCTAGGCATCAGCGGCACCAGAAGGCGGACAGGGACAATAACAGTGAGCAGAACACGCCTGAGAAGGAGTCTGAGGATGGGCCCAACTCTGACGCCTTCCACATTGCACAGTCCGAGATATATGGCCGCTATCTGGTGGCTAGCCGCCAGCTGGAGGCGGGCGAGCTGCTAATCACGGAGGAGCCACTGGCAATCGGGCCCTGCGTGAGTGGAGATGCGGTGTGCCTGGGCTGCTACCAGCCGGTCGGACTCGGGCGGGAACAGTACCGGTGCCCTGGGTGCGGGTGGCCGCTGTGTGGGGCCAGCTGCCCGGGCCTAGGCCGGCGCATTGGTCACACTACTGAGGAGTGCGCTCTGTACGGAGAGCGTCGGCCGGCGGCCGCCGAGCTTCTTAACGATCGCACTAGTCCGCCAAGAGTGAGGGACCTATACGAGCTGGTGATGATCGTGCGGATTCTGCTACTGCGCACGCATGCGCCAGAGCAGTACGCGATGATTACCCGGATGGAGTCGCACACGGAGGAGCGGCGCAAGAACGAAAAGCTCTGGTCACACTACGAGCAGAAGGTAGTGCGGCGGCTTCGTGACGAGTGGAAGCTCGATGATCTTgcagcggaggaggaggcccagGCTGTGCACGAGATCTGCGGCATCCTCGACGTCAACTGCTTCGAAATCGGGCAGAAGGGGGCCAAGGCGCGAACGCTATATCCGAGCGCCTTCCTGCTCGCGCACGACTGCAGCCCGAACACTGCGCACACGGACGACCCCCGGTCCTACGCCATCCTGTTGAGGACATCGAGGCGCGTGCGCGAGCAGGAGGCTTTGACGCTCAGCTATGCGTACACGCTGCAGGGTACCCTCAAGCGGCGCTCGTTTATGTACGAGGGCAAGCTGTTCTGGTGCCGTTGCCAGCGATGCGCCGATCCGCAGGAGCTTGGAAGTGACTGCAGCGCGCTTGTCTGCCGATCCTGCCTGAAGGGCACGGTCCGGGCGGTCACGCCATTGGAGCAGACTGCCGACTGGGC CTGCGATCGCTGCGATCATCGGACGACGGCCCTCGACCTGGAGAATCAACTGGATCGCATCAATAACGATCTGGAGGCCATCGACGTTCACGACGTACCAGGACTTGAGAACTTTCTCTTACG CTATCGTGAAACTCTGCGTCCGAACCATTACCTTCTTCTGTCGGCCAAGTACTCTCTCTGCCAGATCTACGGCCGCATTAAGGGCTACCTGCTGCCCGAAATGTCGCTTAATGACATAGTCCGCAAGGAGCGCTACTGTCGAGAGTTCCTGGCTATCATCGACTTGCTGGAACCAGGCCTAACGCGTCTTAGAG GACTCATCATGTACGAGCTACATGCCCCGGTAATGGTTATGGCCCAGATGGGAATGCAGAGTGGCCAGATCTCGCGGCAGGAGTTCCAGCGCCGCCTCAAGGAGGTATCCAGACTGCTTCAAAACAGTCGCGACATCCTGCTACTGGAACCAGAGGGGTCCAGCGAACACGAAATGGGCCtggctgctgccgatgctatCACCAAAATGGGGATCTAA
- the LOC6901193 gene encoding uncharacterized protein CG1552 isoform X1 translates to MYNLEKIWVLLSLALVGCLGFGQFHMKHYQMQRNYNAQEDSGENDNSVLRTFRRCMWEQSKFLPRRLVLLSLCSNLFCENNHIIPRSRSIFVVEKVSRPNDCLDILPDQCEQGDEEELMYKPFPDCCPVYCNLKRRMQRLRSMHFRHRMLRNMQEGSTGAGGGGGSGGDGPANSLLSEFVYNNY, encoded by the exons ATGTACAATTTGGAGAAGATCTGGGTCCTGCTGAGCCTGGCCCTCGTTGGCTGCCTGGGCTTTGGCCAGTTCCACATGAAGCACTACCAGATGCAGCGTAACTACAACGCCCAGGAGGACTCCGGGGAGAACGACAACAGCGTGCTGC GAACCTTCCGCCGCTGCATGTGGGAGCAGTCAAAGTTCCTACCACGTCGCCTGGTCTTGCTCAGCCTGTGCTCCAATCTATTTTGCGAGAACAACCACATAATACCCCGTTCCAGGTCTATTTTCGTAGTGGAAAAAGTGTCTAGACCGAATGA CTGCCTGGACATTCTGCCCGACCAATGTGAGCAgggcgacgaggaggagctcATGTACAAGCCCTTTCCCGACTGCTGTCCCGTGTACTGCAATCTGAAGCGGCGTATGCAGCGTTTGCGCTCCATGCACTTCCGCCACCGCATGTTACGCAACATGCAAGAAGGATCCACTGGAgccggcggcggaggcggttCGGGAGGCGACGGCCCTGCTAACTCCCTTCTCAGCGAGTTTGTCTACAACAACTATTAG
- the LOC6901191 gene encoding polycystic kidney disease 2-like 2 protein, with protein MDQQDQGNRRKGLVERPSPPPRPSRGVPPPTRPRALRGVGNQERPSTSIRRAPIPRRGQMTSRVPESPHEQTFGQADLPVGQTQLTPKDKKRRKKISDPSKDKRKSRAGFILKEKTSQILYTTDEEVVDGLTEFGVFLIFLVITSMVTVSVRHPHTFHFNEKITKLFRFRERIMAPSVVISFDKLLTVPDWWDYLENHFVITLGGGMTISTTGTSICPPTNLTTVTDEAENEQPRSGRQEDPELSDGIFDSADRADNSDSIDPNWNTRESGSSEACGAAAINITAPGPHRVLLQENLMLGPPRLRQMRVRSGSCYTNKVFARFFNSCYSGFTLADEDKTAMHKGTPYQTMSELDVTPIWTLLTVYAGGGYSINLTYNMDENLKKLNKLKAVHWLDRGSRLCLVEFNLHNENMGVFQIVKLMVEIPPTGGAMPRTHIQTVNKFSFFSDRSLTMTVIHIFWYIMVFYYTFSFVTHLRESSCRIYLKSILHIIDVSVLLLCYLAIVYNVWHTFKVKSIISKAQMNQGYLSLDVLCLCNTIYGKMMAILDCLVWIKIFKFITFNKSLFQFTATVKRSSQDLPGFSLIFGIVCMTYAQVGHLLFGTEHPDFRNYVTAFFTMIRMILGDFQYKLMGQANRLLGPIFFVTYIVIVVFILLNMVIAMLIGTYKSVKTEDVSRGQSILGSYVYKKLSSALYWITHCRRKPRFRGDNDGYANAAEEETEVLRENTEATEPSYFKDNRPGVTEEELDRLNIRLDQIEKILKKILINIENILKRVESYRLKSINKNSTEPTL; from the exons atgGACCAACAGGATCAGGGTAACAGACGGAAAGGGCTGGTTGAGCGCCCTAGCCCCCCTCCAAGACCGTCGCGGGGAGTGCCGCCGCCGACTCGACCGCGAGCGTTACGAGGTGTCGGAAATCAAGAGAGGCCGTCCACGAGTATTAGAAGGGCTCCTATACCCAGACGAGGTCAAATGACCTCACGAGTACCAGAATCGCCCCATGAGCAGACCTTTGGCCAAGCTGATCTACCCGTAGGACAAACACAGTTAACGCCGAAAGATAAAAAAAGACGAAAGAAGATATCAGACCCTTCAAAAGATAAACGCAAGTCCAGAGCAGGTTTCATCCTGAAGGAGAAGACATCGCAGATTCTCTACACCACCGATGAGGAGGTTGTCGACGGTCTCACGGAGTTTGGGGTATTTCTAATCTTTCTTGTTATCACATCAATGG TTACTGTTTCAGTGCGTCACCCGCACACTTTTCACTTCAATGAAAAGATAACAAAACTGTTTAGATTTCGCGAACGGATCATGGCTCCTTCGGTGGTAATTTCGTTTGATAAGTTGCTTACTGTCCCTGACTGGTGGGACTATTTGGAGAACCACTTTGTCATCACATTAGGCGGAGGTATGACAATATCGACCACTGGTACGTCTATATGTCCACCGACCAATTTGACAACTGTGACCGATGAGGCTGAGAATGAACAGCCCAGAAGCGGTAGACAAGAAGACCCAGAGCTATCCGACGGCATATTCGACTCCGCTGACCGAGCTGACAACTCCGATAGCATCGACCCGAACTGGAATACCAGAGAGAGCGGCAGCAGTGAGGCTTGCGGCGCTGCAGCCATCAATATCACCGCGCCAGGTCCGCATCGTGTACTACTGCAAGAGAACCTTATGCTCGGTCCACCACGCCTCCGCCAGATGCGCGTCCGCAGTGGAAGCTGCTATACGAACAAGGTCTTCGCTCGTTTTTTCAACTCCTGCTACTCCGGATTTACGCTCGCAGACGAGGACAAAACCGCAATGCACAAGGGTACACCGTATCAGACGATGTCTGAACTTGACGTCACACCGATCTGGACTCTTCTGACCGTATATGCTGGTGGCGGATACTCTATTAATCTGACCTACAACATGGATGAGAATCTAAAAAAACTCAATAAATTAAAGGCAGTTCATTGGCTTGACCGAGGCTCGAGGTTGTGTTTGGTGGAGTTCAATCTGCACAACGAGAACATGGGTGTATTTCAGATCGTCAA ACTTATGGTTGAAATACCTCCGACTGGTGGTGCCATGCCGCGGACACACATTCAAACGGTTAACAAATTTTCATTCTTCTCCGATCGTAGTCTGACCATGACTGTTATCCATATATTCTGGTATATAATGGTCTTTTACTACACCTTCTCTTTTGTCACTCACTTAAGAGAGTCCAGCTGCAGGATCTACTTAAAATCAATCCTACATATTATCGACGTCAGTGTTTTATTG CTTTGCTATTTGGCTATCGTCTATAACGTGTGGCACACTTTCAAAGTAAAGTCAATAATATCTAAGGCCCAGATGAACCAGGGCTATCTGAGTCTCGATGTTCTCTGCTTGTGTAATACCATCTACGGGAAGATGATGGCCATTCTAGACTGTCTCGTATGGATCAAGATATTCAAGTTCATCACGTTCAATAAGTCATTATTTCAGTTCACGGCGACAGTGAAAAGG AGCTCACAAGACTTGCCTGGCTTCAGTCTTATATTTGGGATTGTGTGCATGACATATGCTCAAGTGGGTCACTTGCTTTTTGGCACTGAGCATCCGGATTTCCGGAATTATGTCACCGCATTCTTTACCATGATCCGTATGATACTGGGTGACTTTCAGTACAAGCTTATGGGGCAGGCCAATCGGCTACTGGGTCCCATATTTTTCGTAACCTACATTGTCATTGTAGTCTTCATATTATTG AACATGGTCATTGCAATGCTTATTGGAACCTATAAGTCGGTAAAAACTGAAGATGTTAGCAGAGGACAAAGTATTTTGGGCTCGTATGTTTATAAGAAGCTGTCTTCAGCCCTTTACTGGATCACCCACTGCAGACGGAAGCCTCGATTTCGGGGTGATAATGATGGGTATGCCAATGCCGCAGAAGAAGAGACTGAAGTCTTGCGAGAGAACACAGAAGCAACAGA GCCGAGTTACTTTAAGGATAATCGACCCGGAGTAACAGAGGAGGAATTGGATCG CCTAAATATTCGCTTGGATCAAATAGagaaaattctaaaaaaaattCTCATCAATATTGAAAACATACTAAAACGTGTAGAGAGCTACCGTCTCAAAagtataaacaaaaacagcacGGAACCAACTCTATAG
- the LOC6901193 gene encoding uncharacterized protein CG1552 isoform X2, translating into MYNLEKIWVLLSLALVGCLGFGQFHMKHYQMQRNYNAQEDSGENDNSVLRTFRRCMWEQSKFLPRRLVLLSLCSNLFCENNHIIPRSSCLDILPDQCEQGDEEELMYKPFPDCCPVYCNLKRRMQRLRSMHFRHRMLRNMQEGSTGAGGGGGSGGDGPANSLLSEFVYNNY; encoded by the exons ATGTACAATTTGGAGAAGATCTGGGTCCTGCTGAGCCTGGCCCTCGTTGGCTGCCTGGGCTTTGGCCAGTTCCACATGAAGCACTACCAGATGCAGCGTAACTACAACGCCCAGGAGGACTCCGGGGAGAACGACAACAGCGTGCTGC GAACCTTCCGCCGCTGCATGTGGGAGCAGTCAAAGTTCCTACCACGTCGCCTGGTCTTGCTCAGCCTGTGCTCCAATCTATTTTGCGAGAACAACCACATAATACCCCGTTCCAG CTGCCTGGACATTCTGCCCGACCAATGTGAGCAgggcgacgaggaggagctcATGTACAAGCCCTTTCCCGACTGCTGTCCCGTGTACTGCAATCTGAAGCGGCGTATGCAGCGTTTGCGCTCCATGCACTTCCGCCACCGCATGTTACGCAACATGCAAGAAGGATCCACTGGAgccggcggcggaggcggttCGGGAGGCGACGGCCCTGCTAACTCCCTTCTCAGCGAGTTTGTCTACAACAACTATTAG
- the LOC26532389 gene encoding uncharacterized protein, protein MDCEKLLSEIAVSPVVWNKHHTNYSNRLILEKTWQAIADKMGKPAEQCKKKFKYLKDEYRKAQRNVSKLASGAAAAESHVSKFKYFNLMHFLKDDFGGDACGLMDEKSMAFSDNTTQIMTVRSAKDDFEKAGPSKQRQEDMDNEIIEIEKEKEIEKIENNGNNKESDDLLFFKSLIPLMPSSLSASQKLRMRTDFLNVVLKYLDED, encoded by the exons ATGGACTGCGAAAAGTTGCTAAGTGAAATTGCGGTAAGCCCGGTCGTGTGGAATAAGCACCATACAAATTATTCCAATCGTTTAATTTTGGAAAAAACATGGCAGGCGATTGCAGATAAAATGGGGAAACCAG cggagcagtgcaaaaaaaaatttaaatatttgaaagaCGAATATCGCAAGGCTCAGCGAAATGTGTCAAAACTCgcatcaggagcagcagcagcggagtCTCATGTTtcgaaatttaaatatttcaatttgatgCATTTTTTGAAGGATGATTTCGGTGGAGACGCCTGCGGACTAATGGACGAAAAATCAATGGCATTTAGTGACAATACGACTCAAATTATGACGGTGCGAAGTGCAAAAGATGACTTCGAAAAGGCAGGACCGTCCAAGCAACGACAAGAAGACATGGACAATGAAATTATTGAGAtcgaaaaagagaaagagatcgagaaaatagaaaataatgGCAATAACAAAGAATCTGACGATTTGCTATTTTTCAAAAGTTTGATACCTTTGATGCCGAGCTCGCTGTCAGCAAGCCAGAAACTGCGGATGAGGACTGACTTTCTAAATGTCGTCCTGAAATATTTGGACGAAGActaa